The genomic window CGGCCTGTTCGCGTTGCAGAGCCCCGTCCCGCCCGAGGAATTCCAGGTGCTTGAACTGCGGGGCGACACCCTGAAAGTCGACGGGAACCTCGTGGTGGCGTACACCGACGGGCTGGAGTTCAAGGTGGAGAAGAGCGCGCGCGGGCTGCTCGGTAGCGGCAAGACCGGCGAGGGCTTCGTGCAGGCCTACCGCGGCACCGGCCGCGTATGGCTCGCCCCGACCCTCCCCCTGCACGTCTCTCACTGAGTCGGAGCACTGACACGGCTGGGACGGTGAATCCGTTTCAGCCTGTTTCAATTCAGGCCCACAGGCCAGGGTGCAGAGGGACGCCTCCGCCAGACGGCGCAGGCGCTTCTGACCGCGCCCCACTAGGGTAGAGGTGAAGTCGCCCCACGCTCAACGTGACGAGGCGGCCCCTTTTCCGTACTGCGCGGCGCCGTTGATTTCCGCAGCGGCCGCCCGCTGGGCCCCACGACCACCGGAAATCTGACCATGTCCATTCCTGATCCTCTGACCCTCTGGCGGGAGCTGGAGGCCGCCATTCGCCACACCCTGACGAACAACGAACTCGCGCAGGGCGGCCTGCTGATCGCCGCGCTGAGCGCCCTGGCCGTGCAGGCCCGCACCCTCCCGGCTACCGCCCTGAACCACCTGAAGGGCCGCTTCACGATCACGCTGGACGTGCAGGGCGACGACGCCGCGTTCCCGTGGCTGGCCGCGTGGCTCGCCGCGCAGCCCGTCGGACGGCACCTGCGGCACCTGGGCGTCGTGACCCGCTTCAACGAGCAGATGGGCGGGCAGAACCTCACGCTGGGCGTCGACCGCGACGGGGACGACGTAAACGTCCGCCTCGTGCCCCTGAGCGGGCAGGTTCTGCTGCGCTACCGCGGCCACTGGGTGCTCGCACGGCCCGCCCGCACCCAGCGGCAGATTGCCGGGAGCAGCGCCGGGGGGTTCAATCACAGCCTTACCTTCCGGATGCTGGCCAGCGCCCGGCCCATCATCGGGGAGCTGCTGCGCGACGCGTACGACAGCACCGCCGGACGCAGCGACGGCCGCGTCGAGATCCACGTGCCCGAGTACCAGGGCTGGACACTCGCCGAGCGCCGACCCGCCCGCCCCCTGAGCAGCCTCATCTACACCGAGACGCTGCTGGACACGCTGAGCGGCGACCTGAGCGCTTTCTTCCGCGACCGGGACTGGTACGCGCAGATGGGTATCCCCTACCGCCGCGGGTACCTGCTGCACGGCCCGCCCGGCAACGGCAAGAGCAGCCTCGTGGCGGCGCTCGCCGGGCACTTCGGGCTGAACGTCTGCGTGCTGAACCTCGCCACGCCCGACCTGACCGACGACCGCCTGACCGGCCTCCTGAGCAACCTGCCCCGCCGCGCCCTGCTGCTGCTGGAAGACATCGACGCGGTGTTCCTGGGCCGCGAACCGCGCGCGCCCACCGTGAAACTGTCCTTCAACGGCCTGCTGAACGCCCTGGACGGTGTGGCCGCCGGGGAAGGCCGCGTGACCTTCATGACCACCAACGACCTGGGCGGCCTGGACGCCGCCCTGATCCGCCCCGGCCGCGCCGACCGGCACGTGCACCTGGGCAACGCCACGCCCGAACAGGTCGCCGGGATGCTCCGGCGCTTCTGGCCCGACTGGACGGAAGCGCAGGTCCGTGACCTCACGCAGCGCGTGCCCGGCGGCCTGCTGAGCATGGCGCGCGTGCAGGAATACCTCCTCGAACGCCGCGCCGACGAGGCGGGCGTCACCCGCGACTGGGCTGCCCTGACCAGCACCGGCTGCCCCACCCGCCTGCGCCTCCTGCCCGCCAGCTGATCCCCGTCTGCACCTGCCCACCCTTCACCCCGCCACGCGTGACAGCATGGCGGGGTGCTTCAGGCCCTGAGTAACGTCCTGCTGCCCGTCATGCTCGTCGCGGGGCTGGGCGCGGTCGTCTCGGCGCGGTTTCCGATTGATCAGGCGACCATCGCGCGGGTCACGCTGTACTTGCTGTCCCCGGCGCTGGTGCTGAACGTCCTGCTGACCACGCCCGTCC from Deinococcus radiotolerans includes these protein-coding regions:
- a CDS encoding AAA family ATPase; the encoded protein is MSIPDPLTLWRELEAAIRHTLTNNELAQGGLLIAALSALAVQARTLPATALNHLKGRFTITLDVQGDDAAFPWLAAWLAAQPVGRHLRHLGVVTRFNEQMGGQNLTLGVDRDGDDVNVRLVPLSGQVLLRYRGHWVLARPARTQRQIAGSSAGGFNHSLTFRMLASARPIIGELLRDAYDSTAGRSDGRVEIHVPEYQGWTLAERRPARPLSSLIYTETLLDTLSGDLSAFFRDRDWYAQMGIPYRRGYLLHGPPGNGKSSLVAALAGHFGLNVCVLNLATPDLTDDRLTGLLSNLPRRALLLLEDIDAVFLGREPRAPTVKLSFNGLLNALDGVAAGEGRVTFMTTNDLGGLDAALIRPGRADRHVHLGNATPEQVAGMLRRFWPDWTEAQVRDLTQRVPGGLLSMARVQEYLLERRADEAGVTRDWAALTSTGCPTRLRLLPAS